The window ACACAAGTTTAAATATATAAcacaaactcgctcgcgcgatcaaaatactaaaataacgtCTAGAATCATGAATCGGTCGTCAAAACatatgaaaatcacaatgaactttaagaacttctagaattgcaaccaagtgTCCGAActacatcaaatcaactccaaatgataccaaattttgcatgcaagttccaaatgacgaAACAAACCTATTCTAAgtcccgaaaccaaaatccgaatccggtagccttaaagtcaaaccatggtcaaatTAAGAAAAtttcaaacctttaaattgctaaCTTCCGCCAAATGATGTTGAAACcctctagaaacatccaaatataAATTCGGGCAACAcctaggtccaaaatcaccatccggacctaccAGAACCATCAAATCTCCGAcccgaggtcaaatactcaaaaagtcaaacttgatcaattGTTTCAACTTCAAGCTTCTCAAGTGGGAGTCCTCCTTCAAATCAATTCCGGATCATTCAAAAACCAAAGCCGAcaatgcacgcaagtcataatacactatgtgaagctactcatgacttCAAATTGCTGAACCAGACGCAATTACTCAAAACGAcgagccgggtcattacatcgaCTCAAGTCAGAATTTTATTTTAgtcttgctcaacttgaaacctatAATAACAATAGTAATATTACTAGTTTCTCGGCATGGCGTTGCACGTGTATGCCGAGTTTTGTAGTATACGATATTGTAAATAATATCAATGTTACTAAAACACAGGTTTGAATATATAGTATTATACATGAAAAAATAAAGTACAAATTTATGTAAATGATCAATGTGGATTTTTATATGGTCTTATTCGTCCCGGTCAAAATGATTGGATATCGTCTGAACTTATAAAGTCGATGAACAACTAAATTTAAATCAGGAGAGAGAGAGCGATATTGATTTATTTTTCATTATGTATATTGTTGTATGTAGATATTGTTAATATTGTGTTGGACGTGCAACACACGTGCATAAGAACTAATATTATTTAATTGGTTTACTTGATAACATTAGAAAAGATATTCTATAATATTAATGTTAGAATACTTAATATATAGTTAAGAATCCTAGAACTATACTCTTAGTGCCATTCGAGGCGCCATTACGGTTAATCCAATGAAGAATTACTTTGTTTGATGTGTATATGATTAGTATAATGTAAATCAGGGGTATCTTAGtcttttgaattatttattcacTATAAAAATCATTGTTACATGTCAGTcgatccttttacccattctttTAGGTACTGAAcggaaattatttttatttttgttataggAAGAAGTCACTAGGTTGTTAgctaactttacgctcattttgttatttttctgtcACTTCTTAAGcatacataaataatactttttttttaataaatcagaGATGTCCGAAACACATTTACTTCTGTGTCTTTTGTGATCTACATATTCTTTACTCTCTGTTTTCTTCTTTATTAAAGTCAGTACTGCCCTCTCTTTTCTCATATTTGTTTTTTCTCTATACAAATAACTACTAATTTTTCTTCATCTGCATATAAGGTCAGATTACCAGTTCTTGATTCGTCTGTTGTTTTTAAGCTTTTACTTCTTTAACAGTTTCAGGATTTTCTTCCTTGTGAGTGTGTAAATTGCTTATGGTTTTGCATTCGCTTTTCTCCTTTCTCTAgccttctttatttctttttgttttatttcctttaaCGTGAATTGTAATAATTGCGAATTTCGTTTCACAATTGTTCAGTATAATGAAAGATTGACGGTAAAGAATCAATAGATTTAAGAGGGATTTCCTTTAGTTAGGAATGAAGAAAAGTTAAAAAGAAAGAGGTATGTTAAAAAGGCAAATGGCTGTCTCTGTTATATTACAAATTTGAGGATAGTTCTTGAGATTACTCCTTATCTAATTTGTCATATCACATGTCTAATGGTTTCTTTCATTTATTTACGAGtttttccaaaatatatatatttcatataataGAAATACTTTGAAATGGCTGTTTAAGATAATAGTAGAATGAGTACATCTATATATGCTCCAGCTTTTGACCTTTGCCATGTTTAGGTAATTAAGCGTCGTTCCTAACCAGGATGTTTTGCATATATTACAGGAAATAATTTGAGCAGAATGACAACCAATACCGTGAGCTACTCACAAAAGGAACTTGTTACTGATCATGTTTTATTGAGGTTACCTGTTAAGTCACTCTTTCGATTCAAATGTGTGCGCAAAAGTTGGCATGATCTTATCAAAAGCTCAAGTTTTATTAAAAAACACTTCAATAGTGAGAGTAATCGTCTTCGCCTTATGGTTTGCAAGTTCGGTGTTAACTACAAAAAAGATCCAGGTGAAAGGTCTTTCGATATGTTCTTACTCAATGAGAATATTCGCAGGATGTGTCCCTACAAACCAGAGGATTTATCGTTGCGAAGATGTTGGTGATTTTAGATGTATTTATGGTCCAATTAATGGTATATTCTTGTTGGAAAAAGGTCATTATATAGATAACGTTCGGTTTGCTTGGTGGAATCCTGCAACCAAAGAGTGCAGGCTTATACCTCGTATACATTTTGAGGTACAACAATATTTTGAAGACAATAATCGTAGACTTGGGATAGGTATAGACTTAGTGAATCAAGATTACAAAGTAATATGGCATCGAACATTTTGGGATGATATGACAAGTGATGTTTATCCTAAGGTATATGCTGCTGTCTATTCGACAAACAACGATTCCTGGAAATTCTTGGAACCTGATTACTCTCACTTATGTCAAATATGTATATCCCAAAATTGTACTTATATGAATGGAGTTTATTATTGGATTACCACAAGCCAGAGATTTTGCAACAAAGACAATGTGTACTTTATTCGGACATTTGATTTTGCAACTGAATTGTTCGGGGAAATGACAGGACCACCAATTCCAGGCGAACACTGGGCGTCTCTAATGTTACGCGGTGGTTCTCTTGCAGCTATGTCTTGTGATGATGTTACTCAGGCTATGACAGCCAATTATGGTATATGGGTAAGGATTAGAGAGAATAATTGGATTAAAGTTTATACTGTTAATCCTCCTATACCTTCGCATTTCCCTATTGGAATATGGGAGTATGATAAGTTCATTTATGAACTTACACAAACTTGCAGATTGTTGTTTTATGACCAGACAGTTAAAGAAGTTACAAGTCTTGGATTTCATTTCTATGATTTAAGTTGTGGCTCCAATTGGGCTATTAGTTACAAGGAGAGCCTAGTTCCAATAAAGAATGAAAAGTCTACTGAGAAGGATAATGCTGAATACTTCCTCACCAAGTATTAAAACAAGCATGAGATGTGAGTATCAGGCCGAAAAGGTCAAATTTTTAATGATTTCGTCACATGTGATTGAGTTGCGAAAGCTTGTAGATAGATATTCAACATCTGAACCAAATTCTTTTTGGTTAAATAATACTTCTAGTTACTCTTAAACAATTGGGAGATTCTCTAAAAGATAAGAAAATGCTATGTTTCCGGGGATGATATATGCCCGGGCTCCCGCTTTAGAGTCAACTCAATACCTCGTAAAGGGAAAAATATGAAGATGACATTGTAAATGTAGAGATCAAATATCTATTTTCAACATGTGCATATATATGTTTTTCTCCCCCCCTACTTTTTAGTGCTATTTTCCTTTCTCAGGAAAACAAATTGAGAGTTTCACTTTCTCTGATCCAAACAATCAGGTGCCTTGTTCACCGggaaatatacaacaacaacagacCCAATCTAATTTCACAAGTTCTTGATATTTTTATAGTTCTATTTTTCCTGATGAAATATGAATTTTCAAACGAATAACATTGTTGATATACCATATCCTCTTGATAATTCGAAGCACTTTTAGTAAGCTCAAATGAGAATGGAAAGGAGAATTTCCTAAAACTCGAATCCATGCATAAATTTATTAGCATGTACGATACTAAAGTTCCTAAAATCTCAATCGCATCTTCTTTTCAATAAGTGAATCATATATAAATCAGCTCAAGTCACAACAATAATGAGTAAAACCGATGCTTATTTTACAAATCTTTTAGTAAAAAAACATTAAAGAGAGATACTTTAATTTAGAGGATGAGAGACTGAGAACTCATTAGAATAAAGCAATTTGGAAAATAGAGATAGAAGGACAAGAAAGTGAAGAAAAGGGGGTAAAAAcagaagggggggggggaggggaataGGTGAAAGTACAAGGGTTAATTGTAGCCTATTTTAAAACTTAGTTGACTAAGAGAGGAATTAGTCGACTAAACTTTACAGTGGGATCAATCGCAGCAGGATTAAATTGCGCAGACAGAAAAGTAAAGGAGGCACAAcagtttttatactggttcagtaccGGTGTGGTACCTACGTCCAGTTCCCTTAGGTCAcaagggttctcttagatcttcAGTAAGTCTTTACAACAATGATGATTTAGTATGTTCACCACCAATGACATACACCAACAATGTTTTTTCTAGTGTTGACACAAATATTGTTTTGTTTTCTAACTCTTCCTATCTTTTGCGACACTTGTAAACTCAAGAATACAACATTTGTACTAAGAACTAGAAAGGTGTAGAAACAGATGTGAAGTTGCGTAATCTTCCTTGTCCTTCTACTTCTTCTTTTATATTGCTCGATGAGTTTTCTGATTTCTCTTTTCTGGGATCGCACAACAACAATGATTAGAGGTCTTTCCTTATGAGGCATAGATTTCTAAGAGTGAGACCCAAGGGTAGCCTCATGATCTAGCATCAGAGGTACAGCCAGATTCATTTTCAGTTTGAAGATTTGGTTCCTCCAATTATCTTTTATTAGAGCTTCCGCAGATTGTCCTTTGATTTGCTCTCTATCCTTGATTGGCTCTCTTTCCTTTATTGCACGCTTGAGAATCTTTAGCAAGTCTGATTGATGGACATTTCTTCCTTGTTCTTTGGTTGattgattctctttccatttGATACAGAGTTCGAAGAATATAGCTGTTGGCTTCCTCTGATTTCCTCGtatgattttctttcctttcattcaTTAGAATTGTTGCGAATCTACACACAAAGTGAGATGACATTAGTCAAGGCTCTTTTGATTATTGAtcattattaaaattctaaacctaacaatctccccctttttgatgatgacaataaTCGAAAAAGAGTTCGATTAATTTAGGGGATACTTCCCTTTACGAGTGTACTTCTGCCCCCTGGTTTTGTGCTCCTTGTTTGTTTGCATGCTCTCCCTGTCTTTGTACTCTATTTCTTCTCCACCTTTGACATCAATCAAAAAGAGCAAGAAGAGAATAATAGCTAATAATAATACTAGTTAAGCGGgcaaaaatatatacaactagCAATTATACTAGGCATAATTGACTACATGCCCATCATGAGACAGCAAAAAGAAAAGTTTTAACAACTAATAAAAAAAAGACTGTTTAAATAGCCCAAACACTTAATTCCTTCCAAGGAAATACTTCAAAGTGTTGATCATTTGGTGCAGAAACTACCATAGGAGGCACCAATCTCCTTGGTGACTTTGGTCAACTTCTCAGTGATATCCTCCCTGATCCTTTACCTCTTTGTGGCTGGAGAGTGATCCTTAACCTGGCCACATCTGCTCCAATTTCCTTAGTTACTTCCCTGATCTTATCCACCTGTTCCTGCATAGAGGTTAGCAGTTTCTTGATACCTGTAGTATTTTGCTTCATTAGTAGAAATAGATCTGAGGAAGAGGATTTGGTAGCTTCATATTTAATCCCTCCAGTGCCCTATTGAGGAGTGGATTTTGGTGCTTTGTCTTTCTTGAACCAGGTTCCTTCAACCAAGGTGTAACCCATCATGGCAAAAGAGTCTTGTCATATGCACTGGAGATGGTTTTAGGGGCATAAGGAGACAAATCTACTTTCATAACTTGAAAGATGTGAGAGATTAGTAAATCATAAAGCAAACTGTTAGGAGAAGATAAGACATCCTTGATGCTTTCAAGTATGTACTAACGCACCTAAGGCTGTCCAATGGGACGGGACAGGACTAAATAAACGGGACGGAACGGGACGgaatgggacgggacgggacgagacGATATTTAGCCGGGACGGTGGCGGGATGGGATAAACGGGACAAAACGATAGACCCATCTCATCCCGTTAACAaatgggatgggacgggacggttcgcgggccttaagtgggccatttttttttaattatttaagcaTTAAGTTTGGCAACAACTAGTtttttgacaatgactaagtttttaaagtttgcaacagcTAGTTTTTGACTTAttaaaacttaataaattataaaaaaaattagaaaactaagtaaagaattataaaatattaaagcagaagacttgtaatgaaatattttagtaattataaTTAGacttgtaatttatttaatataatttcaagctattaagtaactaagtaagagtgtaagataattcataaaaaataattcaaggcttagagccttttattttattaatagaactttcaaattttacatacaaatataattcttttgaagagcacctagtCTACGCAGCCACATTCTatgaagggttctgtttgaactaggcctcttagtagccaattacaaattatcatactaatatttgtaagctcctatatagctttgttgtaacttatctataatttctctcggacattgttctggaattggcaatgttgattcatgttccatgagttccatgccgccatcgctcccagtgctaagcatatcattgtattcttcttctttcctAGTGTTTAAGTTTTCTAAACCAAGATTTTttctttctgaattaatccaatctctgaataatacggaaatctctaGGTTGTCCTCCactaatgaatgtctatgatctccgatttgaaatcttgccgcgctaaaagcactctccgatGCTAATGATGATTCTTGAATAGCTAGGATATCTCAGGCCATTATTAAAAGTGTTGGAAAATCCTTGCCACACTCCCTCCACCATGCCAAAAGTTGTTCGTTGCCTTCTTCGTCTTCAATActttccaatccttgattaagataagaatcaacttcatcatcaatagaggaatcaaaacctgttatatctttcccatagaacttctactctagccttagaagtagaaggagcagtttcaccacctgttgttttcatagatttatatttatcaaatattgatctagcataagaatatatgttagcttggcagtcttcgagagatggttgttcatttttttgaattgctaaattctcataaattttacgaacaagtccctttgcacctcttaattttaaagatgtgttaagtagagtagaaattaaataaacttgagGAATTGGgataaaatactttttaaattttgtaattatttcatTAATGGTCGGTGTATAAGTTGAATTTgttttatacttaccaaatacaacagaaattccacaaatataccataatatttgtgtaacaTTAGGATAATATATACCGGAAAATCGTTTTGTAGCAtaataaaatttttctaaaaatttagtaAGCTCATTGATCTCATCCCAATCAGAAACAACAATTTGATCAGCGGGGAtaccattatgcatattaaataccTTTTGTATAGGCACCCAATAATCATAAGCAACTTTAAGCATTTCGTAAGTAGAATTCCACCTAGTACAAacatcttttggaacttttctaTATGGAATGTTAGCACTAGCACATTGTCGAGCAAATTCACGAAGTCTACTCGCTTTATTAGCACGAAAAATATAGCCGCAAGAATGTTGTACTTTACTACAAGCATCAGCAAATAAATTAATACCATCTTTTACAACCAAGTTAAAAAATatggcatgcacatctaacataAAAAATATCTTGATTAATTAGACAAAGTCTAGTTTTTAAGCTAGTTGTTGCGGTTGTgttagcagaagcattatctaaggtgatagttaagactttatcaatgagtccataaaaatcaactatttgtagaacagtagttgcaatatatgctcagtgtgttttgaatcaacaaatttataaccaataatatgTTTTTGCATATTCCAGTGATGATCAACCCGATGATATataacagttaaataatcacaacaattaggactacgacctatatcagatgtgatagacactttacaatctaagttaaaaaatacacaacgaatatactgaagatattcgatttgaaatttaaaaacattaTTTCTAACtgtggtcttaggaaaaccttgaaaagcaggattataagtttcttgtatataatgTACAAAAGTAGGGTGAGAAGGAAAAGTAAAAGGTAAGCCACAAACAGCCACCATTGTTGTTAAGTTCTCACgatctctatttttttttatagggGCGTAAAATAGTACCAGAAGTAGGGTCAAGCTGTTGTTGTAAAAAGTTAGAACCCCCGTCATATCAACTAGGAGCGCTAGTACCAGTGTTAGGATCCGTAATTTTTCCAGCTTCTATTTGAGCTTGCATCCATAAAGATTTGTGCTCCTTAAGTAAGTGCCTTgctaaatgtaacgacccgaccagtcgttttgaatattttgcacttcgctcggttgtttgagggcatgaatagctccgtatgatgtactttgacttgtgtgaatcgttggttttgggtcgcaggtatttcggaatcgaattggaagaaggaatttcattgttgaagctttaaattgggagagttgaccaaaatttgactctttagcattcaatctcggattcgaattctgataattctaatagctccatatggagatttaggacttaggagcgtgtccagaatattatttggaggtccgtagaggaattagacttgaaatgccgaaagtttattttttgagaagtttgaccggggggttgaatttttgatatcggggtcggaatccgattctgaaaattgaaatacctctgttatgtcatttatgacttttgtgcaaaatttgatgtcaataggacgtgatttgataggttccagagtcatttatagaaattagaaattttaaagtacattaggcttgaattgggtgtaattcatggttttagcgttgtttgagatgatttgaggattcggctaagtttgtatgatattttaggacttgttgttatatttggttgaggtcccgagggcctcgggtgagtgtcggatggttaacggatcaaaaactaaactagaacagctgctgcaatttccttctgttggaaatttcttctcccagattcgagcccagaaatcTCTTAGAATCGAGCcaagaaatcgagcccagatgtgagcccaaatcgagcccagagtcgagggccacgatcgaagccatgatcaagcccagagtcgagggccacgatcgaagccatgatcgagcccagggtcgagggtcacggtcgaaggccgggtcgaagacatgatcgaaggcctaggatcgagaaccaggatcgagggccaggatcgaggacctcgatcgaatgccaagatcgaggcagaaccgaggttgtctgggcagaattataaaaacagggacttcgtcccatttgccatttttgacaaattggagtttgagaagaggcgattttttatatattttcaaggaaaacttgaggtaagtcccttgtgatcatttctactccataatattgatttatcatcgaataatccgactagattacatgattttgaggtgtaaatcagagattggaacttagaaatttggaaatacgatttgtagatttgagggttgagatcaggtcggattttggtaaaattggtatgggtagactcgtggttgaatgggctttcagattttgtatcttttatcgggttccgagacgtaggccccacaggcgatttttgagccaatttcgggttttggtctaattttatagtttttcttgtggaattcattccattagcgcgtattgatggtattgtactgattgtgaatagattcgtagcatttggaggccgagtccagaggcaagatcattgccggatagagatttgaccggtttgagataagtaacgattgtaaatctggtcctgagggtatgaaacccgaatttcatatcattctactattttgaagtgacgcacatgctaggtgacgggcgtgtgagcgtgcactgttggggatttgtgacttggtccgtcccgtagcaactgtaaagttgcatactttgttgaaaccatttgatacttatatgttttagaaagaatttctgtaaattgggttgaatgccatgtttgggccttgcgccaaagctgtttggacccttaggggctgtttcttaccattcaattgggttgaatgtcatgtttatacttgtttaccgcataactcagttttatgattctattttgatacatataaatgttttgggccgaatggcctgttttactgaaatgcccgagtggcttgagaggtttatgactgagtgaggccgagggcctgatttgtgaggatgagtgtggatcggggctgcccgcctgcaataTATTTattactgagtgaggccgagggcctgatttgtgaggatgagtgtggatcggggttgcccgcctgcagcatactttattattattgcacgtgagttgtccgtgcagattatagcgcttgtgCTGAAGGAGCcccccagagtctgtacacacccccagtaagcgcaggtacctactgagtgcgagtgccgagtgctgagtgactgggaggcatgggtgattgtgaggtatgcccgagtggcaaaagtgattgtgaggtatgcccgagtggcacgagtgactgtgaggtttgcctgaggggctgtatgTGAGTGATGTATTGCCTggggggctgtttatgatttcatcattttttctcacttttgcattgagccttcatttgaaaaaaaaaaactgttggaaaaatatttttaaatgatttttactagaactgggtttaaacgagatgtttgattcaaatcctgattttta is drawn from Nicotiana tabacum cultivar K326 chromosome 22, ASM71507v2, whole genome shotgun sequence and contains these coding sequences:
- the LOC107802533 gene encoding F-box/kelch-repeat protein At3g06240-like, which encodes MRIFAGCVPTNQRIYRCEDVGDFRCIYGPINGIFLLEKGHYIDNVRFAWWNPATKECRLIPRIHFEVQQYFEDNNRRLGIGIDLVNQDYKVIWHRTFWDDMTSDVYPKVYAAVYSTNNDSWKFLEPDYSHLCQICISQNCTYMNGVYYWITTSQRFCNKDNVYFIRTFDFATELFGEMTGPPIPGEHWASLMLRGGSLAAMSCDDVTQAMTANYGIWVRIRENNWIKVYTVNPPIPSHFPIGIWEYDKFIYELTQTCRLLFYDQTVKEVTSLGFHFYDLSCGSNWAISYKESLVPIKNEKSTEKDNAEYFLTKY